In one window of Caenimonas aquaedulcis DNA:
- a CDS encoding LLM class flavin-dependent oxidoreductase produces MIPFSVLDLSPIAEGSHAGQSFANSLDLAQHAERWGFNRYWLAEHHGMPGIASAATSVLIGHIAGGTKTIRVGAGGIMLPNHSPLVIAEQFGTLEALYPGRIDLGLGRAPGSDQATARALRRNLTSDADEFPRDVVELMDFMSDEPRQRIRAVPGTGAKVPVWILGSSLFGAQLAAMLGLPFAFASHFAPQQMMQAIEIYRETFKPSAQLEKSYVMLGFNVFAADTEEEAQLRATSMQQSFVNLRSGRPGRLPPVVPGYRENLGPAERALLESVLSVAAIGAPDTVRAQIQAFVSRTGADELMITSNMYEHAHRLRSYEIAAQVRSAIA; encoded by the coding sequence ATGATCCCGTTTTCCGTCCTCGACCTCTCCCCCATCGCCGAAGGCAGCCACGCCGGCCAGTCGTTCGCCAACTCGCTCGACCTCGCGCAGCACGCCGAACGCTGGGGCTTCAACCGCTACTGGCTCGCCGAGCACCACGGCATGCCCGGCATCGCCAGCGCCGCGACCTCCGTGCTGATCGGCCACATCGCGGGCGGCACGAAGACCATCCGCGTCGGCGCCGGCGGCATCATGCTGCCGAACCACTCGCCCCTCGTGATCGCGGAGCAGTTCGGCACGCTGGAGGCGCTCTATCCCGGCCGCATCGACCTGGGCCTCGGCCGGGCGCCGGGTTCCGACCAGGCGACCGCGCGCGCCCTGCGCCGCAACCTCACGAGCGACGCCGACGAGTTTCCGCGCGACGTCGTGGAACTGATGGACTTCATGTCCGACGAGCCGCGCCAGCGCATCCGGGCGGTGCCGGGCACGGGTGCGAAAGTGCCGGTGTGGATCCTCGGCTCCAGCCTGTTCGGCGCGCAGCTCGCCGCGATGCTGGGCCTGCCCTTCGCGTTCGCGTCGCACTTCGCGCCGCAGCAGATGATGCAGGCGATCGAGATCTACCGCGAAACCTTCAAGCCCTCGGCGCAGCTCGAGAAGTCCTACGTCATGCTCGGCTTCAACGTCTTCGCCGCCGACACGGAGGAGGAAGCGCAGCTGCGTGCGACGTCGATGCAGCAGTCCTTTGTCAACCTGCGCAGCGGCCGGCCCGGTCGCCTGCCACCCGTCGTGCCGGGTTACCGCGAGAACCTCGGGCCGGCCGAGCGCGCGCTGCTCGAAAGCGTGCTGTCGGTCGCGGCCATCGGCGCGCCGGACACGGTGCGCGCGCAGATCCAGGCCTTCGTCTCGCGCACGGGCGCCGACGAATTGATGATCACGTCGAACATGTACGAGCACGCGCACCGCCTGCGCTCGTACGAGATCGCGGCGCAGGTGCGCAGCGCCATCGCCTGA